The Cellulosimicrobium cellulans genome contains the following window.
CCCAGGTCGCGGGCGACATCGCGACCGCCGCGCCGACCGTGCGCACGATCGGCGAGCCCAGCGAGTTCGACCCGACCCGGTACGTGACCGGCCTCGTCACCGGGATCCTGCTCTTCATGGCCATCATGATCAGCGGCCAGCTCATCGCGCAGGGCGTCGTCGAGGAGAAGACGAGCCGCGTCGTCGAGCTCCTGCTCTCGACCGTCCGGCCCTGGCAGCTCATGGCGGGCAAGGTGCTCGGCATCGGCCTCGTCGGGCTCGGGCAGGTCGCGCTCGTCGTGCTCGCGGGCGTCGGGACCGCGCTCGGCCTCGGCCTCGTCGACACGTCGACGATCGACCTCGGCACCGCGGCCGTCTGGGCGCTCGTGTGGTTCGTCGTCGGGTTCGTCAGCTACGCGCTCCTCATGGCCGGCCTCGGCGCGCTCGTCTCGCGCCAGGAGGACGTCGGCGCCGTCACGACCCCCGTCACGTTCCTCATGATCGTGCCGTACGTCGTCGGCATCTCCGTCGCGCCGTGGGCTCCCGACAACCCGCTCGTCGTGTGGCTGTCGTTCGTCCCGCTGTGCTCGCCGCTCCTCATGCCCGTGCGCATCGCGCTCGGCAGCGCCGAGACCTGGGAGGCGCTCCTCGCCCTCGGCCTCTCGCTCGCCGTCATCCCGGTGCTCGTGTGGCTCGCCGCGAAGATCTACTCCAACGCGGTCCTGCGCACCGGTGCCCGCGTCCGCCTCAAGGACGCCCTCCGCACCACCTGACCCGGGACCGCGGCGCGGGAGAACCGTCGCGCGAGGTAGAGCCGTGGTTGTGCTCGACGGCGTGTGGTTGCGTTGGGTGGGCGAGGTGGATGGCGGGCGTCAAGAGTCTTGATGTCGAGACACGTCGAGTACCCTCGCGTCATGGAGCAGCAGCACGAGGACGAGGTCGACCGCATCGTCGCGGCGTGGCAGCGTGAGCGGCCCGACCTCGACGTCGAGCCGCTCACCGTCTTCTCGCGCGTCGACCGCCTCGCGCGGCACCTCGACCGCGCGCGCCGCACGGCGTTCGCGCGGGGGCACCTGGAGACGTGGGAGTTCGACGTGCTGTCGGCGCTGCGCAGGGCCGGCGAGCCGTACCGCCTGTCCCCCGGCGCCCTCGTGACGCAGACGCTCGTGACGAGCGGGACCATGACCAACCGCATCGACCGGCTCGAGGAGCGCGGGCTCGTGCTGCGCCGCCGGTCCCCCGACGACCGCCGCGGCGTGCTCGTCGAGCTCACGGCCGAGGGCCTGGAGCGGGTCGACACGGCGATGACCGACCTGCTCGCGGTGGAGGCGCGCATCCTCGACGCGCTGGAGCCGGGCGGCCGCCCTGCGCTCGCGGCGCTCCTGCGTACAGTCGTAGGACAGTTCGACGACTGACCGACGGCCCGGCTGACCGGGCGGGCGGCGTCGCACGCGCCCGCACCTGGAGGTCACCGCCCGATGCCGCCGTCCCGGCCGCCCCGCCCGAGCACCTTTCGGGGCGGGATCGACGGCGTGCTGCTCGTCGCGGTGCTGCTGGTCGCGGTCAACCTGCGCGCGCCGCTGACGGCGCTGCCGCCGGTCGTCGCGGACGTCGCAGCGGACCTGCACCTCACGGCGGCGGCCGCGGGCCTGCTCACGGGCATCCCCGTGCTCTGCTTCGCCGTGGCGACGCCCGCGGTCGCGGGGCTGCTGGGGCGGTCGTCGCTGCGGACCGCGATCGCGGTCGCGCTCGGGCTGATCCTCGCCGGCACCCTGCTGCGCTCGGCCGACGTCGCCGCCCTCGGCGCCGCGGGCACGTTCGCCGGGACGGTGCTGCTCGGGCTCGGCATCACGACGGCCAACCTCGCCGTCCCGATGATCGCGCAGCGCGACTTCCCCGGGCACGTCGCGACGGTGACCGGCCTGTACACGGCCGCGATCAACGTGGGGACCGTCGCGACCACGGCGCTCACCGCGCCCCTCGCCGACGCCGTCGGCTGGCGCTGGGCGCTCGCGTCGTGGTCCGTCCTCGCCGTCGTCGCGCTCGTGTGGTGGCTCCGCGCCGTCCCGCGTGAGGCGAGCCGGACGGGACGGACGACGACGGGCCGGGCGAGCGGGCCGGCGTCGGGCACGACGGCGCCCGGCGACGGGGCGGAGCACGCGCCGGACGACGCCGGCGGGTCGGGCGGGGACGCGCCCTCCGACCCCGGCGACCTCGCCGCCGCGGTCGCGGAGGGCGTCACCGGCACCGACCCGGCCGCCGCCCGCGAGCGCCACGTCCTGGCGACGCCGTTCACCTGGTGGCTGTGCGCGATGTTCGCGCTCCAGTCGTCGAGCTTCTACGCGCTCACGGCGTGGCTGCCGCTCATCCTGGAGGACCTCGCGGGGATCCCTCGCGCGGCGTCGGGCGGCGCGGCGTCGCTGTTCCAGGGCTTCGCGATCGTCGGCGGGCTCGCCGTGCCGCTGGCGGCGCGACGCTGGTCGCTGCGGCAGAGCTTCGCCGTGATCGCGGTGCTGTGGCTGACGCTGCCCCTGGGTCTGCTCGTCGCCCCGGGCCTGTGGGCGGTGTGGGCGTCGATGGCGGGTGTCGCCCAGGCGGCGAACTTCGTCGTCATCTTCACGCTCGTCGCGCAGCGCTTCCCGACCGTCCGCCGGGGGCGTCAGGCCTCGGCGACGGTGCAGTCGGTCGGCTACTGCTTCGCCGCCGTGGCCCCGACGCTCGCCGGCGCCCTGCACACGGCGACGGGGACGTGGACCACCCCGGTGGCCGTCGTGCTCGGCGCCCTCGTGCTCATGACGGGGATCGGCCTCGCCGTCACGGGCTCCCCCCGCGAGCACACGAGGTAGCCCACCGCGGCTCCACCTCCCGCGACCACGGCTCTGCCTCGGGAGGCCAGGGCTCCACCTCGCGCTCGTTCCCTCGGCAGGCACGACGCCCTTGACCCGCGCGTCGAGGCGTGTTTATGGTGTACACATAGTTTATGACATACACGTCAGTGTGCGCCGCACACCGGCCAGCACGTCCGACCGAGAAGGAGAAGGCGATGACCGAACCGATGATCGCCGTGCAGGGGCTCGAGAAGTCCTACGGCGACCACGCCGTGCTGCGCGGCGTCGACCTGACCGTGCGCCGCGGCGAGATCTTCGCGCTGCTCGGGCCCAACGGCGCCGGCAAGACCACGACCGTCAACATCCTCACGACCCTCGTCCGGCCCGACGGCGGCACGGCCCGCGTCGCGGGGGCCGACGTCGCGCACGACGCGGCGCGGGTGCGCGAGACGATCGCCCTCACGGGCCAGTACGCGTCGGTGGACGAGTTCCAGACGGGCCGCGAGAACCTCGTCATGATGGGCGAGCTCGCCCACCTCCCTCGGCGCGCGGTGCGTCGACGGGCCGACGAGCTCCTGGCCCGCTTCGACCTCACCGACGCCGCCGACCGGCGCGTCGGGACGTACTCGGGCGGCATGCGCCGCCGCCTCGACCTGGCGATCAGCCTCGTCGCCGACCCCGCCGTCCTCGTCCTCGACGAGCCGACGACGGGGCTCGACCCCGCCTCGCGCGCCCAGCTCTGGGACGTGGTCCGCGGGCTGGCCGCGGACGGGACGACGGTCCTGCTGACGACCCAGTACCTGGAGGAGGCCGACCGCCTCGCCGACACGATCGCCGTCCTGCACGACGGCCGCGTCGCCGCGCGCGGCACGGCCGCCGAGCTCAAGGCCCTCGTCGCGGGCGACCACGTGCGCGTCGCGTTCGACGACCCCGCGAGCCTCGCGGCCGCCGTCGGGCTCGCGCCGACGCTGGGTCTCGCCCGCACGGCCACGGACGAGAAGGACCTGTCCCTCACCGCGCCGAGCGACGACCCCGTCCGCACGATCCGCGACGTGCTCGCGGCCGCCGACGCCCACGACCTCGCGGTCGTCGGCGTCAGCGTCGTCAAGCCCACGCTCGACGACGTCTTCCTCGCGCTGACCCGGAAGGAGGGCGCCCGATGAGCGCCACCACGCCCACGCTCGCCACCGCCCCGACGGGGCCGCCGCGCACCGCCGCGCGCGCCCGGCAGACGCCCGCGACGGCCGCGCGCGACGTGCGCACGATGGTCGCGCGCGAGACGCGCCGCCAGCTCCGCAGCGTCGACGGGCTCATCACCGCGTTCGCGCTGCCCGTCATGATCATGCTCGTGTTCGTCGTCATCTTCGGCGGCGCGATCGGCGGGGACGACTACATCGACTACGTCGTTCCGGGCGTGCTCGTCATGTGCCTCGGGTTCGGCTCGGCCACGGCCGCCGTGGGGGTCGCGCAGGACATGACGTCGGGCACGATCGACCGGTTCAAGACGCTGCCGATCTTCGGACCGTCCGCGCTGTGGGGGCACGTCGTGGCGAGCGTGGTACGCAATCTCGCGTCCGCGGTCGTCGTCGTGGCCGTCGCGCTCGCGCTCGGCTTCCGGCCCGACGCCGGGCTCGGCGACTGGCTGGGCCTCGTCGCGTTCGCCGTGCTCGCGGTGCTCACGTTCACGTGGCTGAGCGTCGCGCTCGGTCTGGTGCTGAGCGTCGAGGCGTCGCAGTCGGTGAACTTCCTCTTCCTGTTCGTGCCGTATCTCAGCTCGGGCTTCGTCGAGATCGACACCATGCCCTCGTGGTTGCACGGGTTCGCCGAGAACCAGCCGTTCACGCCGATCATCGAGACGTTCCGCGGACTCCTGGCCGGAGCACCCGACGCCTCGACGGTCCTCACCGCGATCGCGTGGCTGGTCGGCTTCCTCGCGGTGAGCTGCGCCGCCGGCTCCGTCCTCTACCGCCGGCGGACCGCCCGCTGACCCCGGTCGCCGAGCGTGCGGCCGTCGTCCGTCCTGGGCCCAGGGCGGGCGACGGCCGCATGCTCGACCGGATACCAGACATGATGTGGGCATGACGGACGCACCCGACCTCCCGCCCCGGCTCGCGCTCGCGTGGGGCGTCGCCGAACGTCCCGAGCGCACGCCGAAGCGCGAGCTGAGCATCGAGCGGATCGTCGAGGCCGCCATCGAGATCGCCGACGCCGACGGGCTGGCCGCCGTCTCCATGGCGAAGGTCGCGCAGAGCCTCGGCTTCACGACGATGTCGCTCTACCGGTACGTGACGAGCAAGGACGACCTGCTGCTCCTCATGCAGGAGGCCGCGCTCGACGTCGAGTACCCGCCCGCGCACGAGCCAGCGGACTGGCGCGCGGAGCTGCGCGAGTGGGCGCAGTTCACCATGGCGGTGTTCGCGTCCCACCCGTGGTTCCTCGACATCCCGGTGACCGGCGCGCCCCTCACGCCGAACAACCTGCGCGGGGCCGACAGCGCGCTGCGCGCCCTGCGCTCCACCCCGCTCGACGACGAGGAGAAGATGTCGGTCATCCTCCTCGTGAGCGGCTACGCGCGGAACGCCGCCCGCCTGCAGAGCGACCTGGCCCGCGCGGTCACCGCGGCCGGCGGCGACGAGACCGTCCTGGGCGGCGGCTGGGGCGGTGCGTTGCGCGACCTCGTCGACGAGGTGCGCTTCCCCTACCTGCGGCCGCTCGTGGAGGCGGGGACGTACGCGGAGGAGGGCGAGATCGACGACACCGCGTGGGGTCTCGAGCGCGTCCTCGACGGGATCGCGGTGTACGTCGACGCGCGGGCCGCCGGCGCCCCGGGCGCGGGACGGGACTCCTCCGCCCCGGACGGGACGTCCGACGCGGGCGGCCCTGCCCACGGCGCCGGGGCGGAGCCCGACCCGCGCGACGCCGTCGCACCGGTCGAGATGGCCGTGCACGTCAAGGACCCGAAGGTCAAGAAGGCCACGCTCAAGCGGCGCGACGCCGAGCGCCGGGTGCGGGAGGCGCAGAAGAAGGTGCGCGAGCTCGAGAAGGCGCTGCGCGAGGCGGAGAAGGCCGAGCGCGAGACCGCGCGGGCTGCCGTGGAGAAGGCACGCGGCTGACTCCCCGGCGGCACGACGGCGGCCGGTCACCCGAGGGTGGCCGGCCGCCGTCGTTCCTCCGGGAGACGCGTCACTCGGCGAGCGCGAAGCCCGTCGTCCAGGACGTCTTCTCGCCGGCGGCGAGGGTGAGCTGGAGGAAGCCGAGCGCCTCGAGCTCGTGCGCGCGCTTCAGCGAGCCCGCGTCGACCACGCGGACCCCGGACACGGCGCCGGCGAGCGCCGCCTTGGCCTCCGCGTCGTCGCCCGCGACGAGGACCGTCGTCGGGAGCGGGCCGACCTGCCCGGAGGCGAGCGTCGCGGCGAAGTTCGTGTTGAACGCCTTGAGCACGCGCGCGCCGGGGACGCGAGCCTGGAGCTGCGCCGCGGCCGACGAGCCGTCGGGCACGACGAGGGCGTCGAACGTCGCGAAGTCGAGCGGGTTGGTGATGTCGACGACGACCTTGCCGTCGAGGCGGTCGGCGTAGAGGTCGACGACCTCCGCGAGGGCCCCGTACGGGAGGGCGAGGACGACGACGTCGCCCTTGAGCTCGTCGCCGACGGTCCCGGCCGCGACCCGGGGGTCGAGGTCGGTCGCCTCGCGCGTGAGGACCTGCACCTCGCTGCCCGCGGCGAGCGCGAGGCCGGCGATCGCGGTGCCCATGTTGCCTGCGCCGATGATGGTGATGCTGCTCATGGTGGCTTCCCTTCGTGCGCCGGCCGCACGGTCGGCAATTGGTTGTTGCTACAACCCAGACGATACGGCGCTAAACTTGTAGCGTCAACTATTACGATGGTCACACCGGAGGAGGCCCGATGACGACAGAACCCCGCTGGCTCGACGACCAGCAGCTCGACGCGTGGAAGCGGCTCGTGGCAGTGGTCGAGCTGCTCCCGGGCGTCCTGGACTCCCAGCTCCGGCGCGACGCCGACCTCAGCCACTTCGAGTACTACGTGCTCGCCATGCTCTCCGAGGCCCGCGACCGCACCCTGCGCATGACCGACCTCGCGGGCGCCACCAACGCGACGCTCCCCCGCCTCTCCCACGTCGTGGCCCGGCTCGAGAAGCGCGGCCTCGTCGAGCGCGTCCCGTGCCCCGAGGACCGGCGCGCCACCAACGCGCACCTCACCGACGCCGGGTGGGACAAGGTCGTCGCGACGGCCCCCGGCCACGTCGCCACCGTCCGGGACCACGTGATCGACGTGCTCACCCCCGAGCAGGTCGGCCAGCTCGACGAGATCGCGGGCGCGATCCTCGAGCGCGTGGACCCCGACGACCGGATGGGCTTCCTGCGGCGCTGAAACGCCTCACCGCGCGGGCTCGTCAGCCGGCGACCTCGGCCGCCTCGAGCCACGCCGCCTCCAGCTCGTCCTTCTCCGCCGCGAGCGTGCGCAGCTCGGCGTCGAGCCCCGCGACCGCCGTGAAGTCCGTCGCGTTCGCGGCGATCTTGTCGTGGAGCCGGCCCTCCAGCTCGGCGATCTTCGACAGCCGCCGCTCGATGCGGTTGATCTCCTTCTTCGCGGCCCGGACCTCGGCAGCGCTCGGACCGGCCGGGGCGACCGCGTCCGGCGTGCCCTCCGCACCACGGTCGACCCCGGCTGCCGCCGCGGGTGCGTAGCCGCTCGACGACGACCCGGCCCCCGCGAGCGCCGCGCGCCGCAGCTCGAGGTACTGCTCGACGCCGCCCGGCAGGTCGCGCACCTGGCCGTCCCCGAGCAGCGCGACCTGGCGGTCCGCGACGCGCTCCAGCAGGTAGCGGTCGTGCGAGACGACGATGAGCGTCCCCGGCCAGCCGTCGAGCAGGTCCTCGAGCGCGGCGAGCGTGTCGGTGTCGAGGTCGTTCGTCGGCTCGTCGAGCAGGAGCACGTTGGGCTCGGCGACGAGCAGGCGCAGGAGCTGGAGGCGGCGCCGCTCGCCGCCCGAGAGGTCGCGCACGAGGGTCTGCGACCGCTCGCGCGTGAACCCGAGCCGCTCGACGAGCTGCGAGGCCGTGAGCTCCTTGCCGTCGACGACGACCGAACGCTTCTCGTCCTCGATCACCTGGATGACGCGCGACCCGGCGATGTCGTCGAGCTCGCCGACGTCCTGGGACAGCTCGGCGACGTGCACGGTCTTGCCGCGCTTGACGCGGCCTGCGTCGGGCTCGCGGCGCCCGGCGAGCAGGGCGAGCAGCGTCGTCTTCCCGGCGCCGTTGACCCCGACGACGCCGTACCGGTCGCCCGGCCCGAGGCGCCACGTGACGTCGTCGAGCAGCACGCGCCGGGCCCCGTCCGCACCGGCCGCGCCGCGCACGGGGACGGCGACCGTCACGTCCTCGAGGTCGAGCACGTCCTTGCCGAGCCGCTTGGTCGCGGTGCGTGTGAGCTCGAGCGTGTCGCGCGGGGGCGGGACGTCGGCGATGAGCGCCGCGGCGGCGTCGAGGCGGAACTTGGGCTTGGACGTGCGCGCGGGTGCCCCGCGGCGCAGCCACGCGAGCTCCTTGCGCAGCAGGTTGTCGCGCTTCTCCGCGGCGACGGCCGCGGTCCGCTGGCGCTCGGCGCGCGCGAGCACGTAGGCGGCGTACCCGCCCTCGTACCCCTCGACCGCGCCGGAGCCGTCGCCGCGCACCTCCCACATGCGCGAGCAGACGGCGTCGAGGAACCAGCGGTCGTGCGTCACCACGACGAGCGCACCCTTCGCGCCCGGGCGCGCGAACCGGTCGCCCAGGTGCGCGGCGAGCCACGCGACGCCCTCGACGTCGAGGTGGTTGGTCGGCTCGTCGAGGAACAGGACGTCGTGGTCGGCGACCAGGAGTGCGGCCAGCGCCACACGGCGCCGCTGCCCGCCCGACAGCGTGTCCGCGGGGGCGTCGAGGTCGAGGTCGGCCAGCAGGCCGGCGTGCACGGTGCGGATGCTCGCGTCCGACGCCCACGCGTGCGTCGCGGCGTCGCCGTGCACGAGGTCGCGGATCGTCGCGCCGGTGCCGACGTCGTCGCGCTGGTCGAGCAGGCCGACCCGCAGCCCGCCCACCCGGGTGACCCGGCCGCCGTCGGGCTGCTGCGTGCCCGCGAGCAGCCGCAGGAGCGTCGACTTGCCGGCCCCGTTGGGGCCGACGATGCCGACGCGGTCGCCGTCGTCGAGACCGAGCGAGACGTCGTCGAGCAGGGTGCGGGTACCGACGGTCAGCGAGATGCCGTCGGCGCCGAGAAGATGAGCCACGCCGTCGAGCCTAGGCCGCACCCCGTGAGTGCAGGAAATGGTCGCGGATCCGCGAGGAGCTCGCGGCTGTCTCCTGCACTCACGGGAGGGGCGGTCAGCCCTTGAGGCCCGAGTGGGCGAGGCCCTGGACGAACTGCTTCTGCGCGACGAGGAACACCGCGAGGACCGGCAGCACCGTGAGCGTCGTCGCGGCGAGCTGCACGTTCCACATCGGGCCCCCGTAGGCGTCGACGTACTGCGTGAGCGCCTGCGGCAGCGTGAACCGGTCCTTGCTGGACAGGTACACGATCGGCTCGAGGTAGAGGTTCCACGACTTGAGGAACGTGAAGATCGCGACGGCCGAGATCGCCGAGCGCGACAGCGGGAACGCGATGCGCCAGAAGATCCCCCAGCGCCCGAGGCCGTCCATGCGCCCCGCCTCCTCGAGCTCGCCCGGCAGGCCGAGGAAGAACTGCCGCATGATGAACGTCGCGAGGACGCTCGGCGCCCCGAGGATCGGGATGATCACGAGCGGCCAGTGCGTGTCGATGAGCCCGAGCGAGTTGACCATCCGGAACAGCGGGACGATCGTCACCTCGGACGGCACGAGCAGGCCGACGAGCACGAGCAGGAACAGCGCGTTCGCCCCCGGGAACCGGATGCGCGCGAACGCGTACCCGGCCATCGAGGACACGAGGATGGTCCCGACGGTCACCAGCGCCGCGACGTAGAGGCTGTTCCAGTACTGCTGCGCGAACGGCTGCAGCCGGAACACCTCCCCGTACGCCGCGAACGACGGGTCCTGCGGCCACAGCGTCGGCACGGCCCGCAGGATCTCGCTCATGGGCTTGAGGCTCGACGTCGCCATCCACCACGTGGGGAACACGAACGGGACGCTCAGCACGACGAGCAGCGCCACGAGCGCCCAGCGACCCCAGCGACGCCGCGAGCGCGCGGCCCGGTCCCGGCGGGCGGGTGCGTGCCGCGGCCCGTCGGTGCCGTCGCCCGGGCCCGACGGCGCGGGCCGAGCCGGTACGCCGTCCGCGCCCGGGAGCGTGGCCGGGCCGGGCATCACGTCAGACTTCATGGAAGACCCACCTCTTGCGCGTCTGCCACTGCACGAGTGTCAGGACGAGGACGATGACGAACAGCAGGACGGAGATCGCGCTCGCGTAGCCGAAGTCGTTGAACCGGAACGCCTGCTGGTACAGGTAGTAGACGAGCACGGTCGTCGAGCTCCCCGGACCGCCGCCCGTCAGCACGGCGATCTGCGCGAAGACCTCGAGCGAGCCGACGATCGTGAGGATCGACACGAGCAGGAGGGTCGGGCTGATGAGCGGGAGCGTGATCGAGCGGAAACGTCGCCACGCCCCCGCGCCGTCGATGCGCGCGGCCTCCTGGATCTCCTCCGGCACCCCCTGCAGCGCCGCGAGGAACAGGATCATGTTGAGGCCGACGTTCTTGAAGACCTGGACGACGATCACCGAGATCATGGCCGTCGTCTCGCCGCGCAGCCAGTTCGGGCCCTCGATGCCGAGCAGCGACAGGAACCCGTTGATCCCGCCGTCGGCCTGGAGCAGGAAGCTCCACACGATCGTCCAGGCGACGAGCGACACCACGACCGGCGAGAAGAAGAACGTGCGGAACGTCGTCGTGCCCGGGAGCTTCTGGTTGAGCAGCACCGCGAGCAGCAGGGCGAGCGAGATGTTGAGGACCACGAGGCCGACCGAGAACCACAGGCTCGCGAGCAGCGAGTCGTGCAGACCGGGGTCGGAGAGCATGCGCTCGTAGTTGTCGGCACCCGCGAACGTGAACGTGTTCGCGAGGACGTTCCACTCGTGCAGGGAGTACCAGACTACGGCGACCAGCGGCGCGACGACGAACGCGAGCGCGCCGAGCACGGCGGGCGCGACCATGGTGTACCCCACGGCCGCGTCCCGTCGTGCGAGTGCGGAGGAGGCCACGCTCAGTCCCCGAGCAAGGGCTGGATCGCCGCGCAGGTGTCGGCGAGGACGCCCTCGACGTCGGCGTCCGCGGTCCACAGCGCGTCGAGCTGGGCGCG
Protein-coding sequences here:
- a CDS encoding ABC transporter permease codes for the protein MSTGTSLTSWGAIRLVAGREITTRIRSKSFVWLTVVLVGAVVLGGVVLNLASSSGPTAERVGVTPQTAALAESIQATGTTLGTEVETVDVADDAAGETQVQDGDLDALVTGTAESPTVVVDTELSPGLTAVFTTLAQQAALSDAVASLGGDPAQVAGDIATAAPTVRTIGEPSEFDPTRYVTGLVTGILLFMAIMISGQLIAQGVVEEKTSRVVELLLSTVRPWQLMAGKVLGIGLVGLGQVALVVLAGVGTALGLGLVDTSTIDLGTAAVWALVWFVVGFVSYALLMAGLGALVSRQEDVGAVTTPVTFLMIVPYVVGISVAPWAPDNPLVVWLSFVPLCSPLLMPVRIALGSAETWEALLALGLSLAVIPVLVWLAAKIYSNAVLRTGARVRLKDALRTT
- a CDS encoding MarR family winged helix-turn-helix transcriptional regulator, with amino-acid sequence MEQQHEDEVDRIVAAWQRERPDLDVEPLTVFSRVDRLARHLDRARRTAFARGHLETWEFDVLSALRRAGEPYRLSPGALVTQTLVTSGTMTNRIDRLEERGLVLRRRSPDDRRGVLVELTAEGLERVDTAMTDLLAVEARILDALEPGGRPALAALLRTVVGQFDD
- a CDS encoding MFS transporter translates to MLLVAVLLVAVNLRAPLTALPPVVADVAADLHLTAAAAGLLTGIPVLCFAVATPAVAGLLGRSSLRTAIAVALGLILAGTLLRSADVAALGAAGTFAGTVLLGLGITTANLAVPMIAQRDFPGHVATVTGLYTAAINVGTVATTALTAPLADAVGWRWALASWSVLAVVALVWWLRAVPREASRTGRTTTGRASGPASGTTAPGDGAEHAPDDAGGSGGDAPSDPGDLAAAVAEGVTGTDPAAARERHVLATPFTWWLCAMFALQSSSFYALTAWLPLILEDLAGIPRAASGGAASLFQGFAIVGGLAVPLAARRWSLRQSFAVIAVLWLTLPLGLLVAPGLWAVWASMAGVAQAANFVVIFTLVAQRFPTVRRGRQASATVQSVGYCFAAVAPTLAGALHTATGTWTTPVAVVLGALVLMTGIGLAVTGSPREHTR
- a CDS encoding ATP-binding cassette domain-containing protein, yielding MTEPMIAVQGLEKSYGDHAVLRGVDLTVRRGEIFALLGPNGAGKTTTVNILTTLVRPDGGTARVAGADVAHDAARVRETIALTGQYASVDEFQTGRENLVMMGELAHLPRRAVRRRADELLARFDLTDAADRRVGTYSGGMRRRLDLAISLVADPAVLVLDEPTTGLDPASRAQLWDVVRGLAADGTTVLLTTQYLEEADRLADTIAVLHDGRVAARGTAAELKALVAGDHVRVAFDDPASLAAAVGLAPTLGLARTATDEKDLSLTAPSDDPVRTIRDVLAAADAHDLAVVGVSVVKPTLDDVFLALTRKEGAR
- a CDS encoding ABC transporter permease, coding for MSATTPTLATAPTGPPRTAARARQTPATAARDVRTMVARETRRQLRSVDGLITAFALPVMIMLVFVVIFGGAIGGDDYIDYVVPGVLVMCLGFGSATAAVGVAQDMTSGTIDRFKTLPIFGPSALWGHVVASVVRNLASAVVVVAVALALGFRPDAGLGDWLGLVAFAVLAVLTFTWLSVALGLVLSVEASQSVNFLFLFVPYLSSGFVEIDTMPSWLHGFAENQPFTPIIETFRGLLAGAPDASTVLTAIAWLVGFLAVSCAAGSVLYRRRTAR
- a CDS encoding TetR/AcrR family transcriptional regulator; amino-acid sequence: MTDAPDLPPRLALAWGVAERPERTPKRELSIERIVEAAIEIADADGLAAVSMAKVAQSLGFTTMSLYRYVTSKDDLLLLMQEAALDVEYPPAHEPADWRAELREWAQFTMAVFASHPWFLDIPVTGAPLTPNNLRGADSALRALRSTPLDDEEKMSVILLVSGYARNAARLQSDLARAVTAAGGDETVLGGGWGGALRDLVDEVRFPYLRPLVEAGTYAEEGEIDDTAWGLERVLDGIAVYVDARAAGAPGAGRDSSAPDGTSDAGGPAHGAGAEPDPRDAVAPVEMAVHVKDPKVKKATLKRRDAERRVREAQKKVRELEKALREAEKAERETARAAVEKARG
- a CDS encoding NADPH-dependent F420 reductase gives rise to the protein MSSITIIGAGNMGTAIAGLALAAGSEVQVLTREATDLDPRVAAGTVGDELKGDVVVLALPYGALAEVVDLYADRLDGKVVVDITNPLDFATFDALVVPDGSSAAAQLQARVPGARVLKAFNTNFAATLASGQVGPLPTTVLVAGDDAEAKAALAGAVSGVRVVDAGSLKRAHELEALGFLQLTLAAGEKTSWTTGFALAE
- a CDS encoding MarR family winged helix-turn-helix transcriptional regulator, translated to MTTEPRWLDDQQLDAWKRLVAVVELLPGVLDSQLRRDADLSHFEYYVLAMLSEARDRTLRMTDLAGATNATLPRLSHVVARLEKRGLVERVPCPEDRRATNAHLTDAGWDKVVATAPGHVATVRDHVIDVLTPEQVGQLDEIAGAILERVDPDDRMGFLRR
- a CDS encoding ABC-F family ATP-binding cassette domain-containing protein, whose amino-acid sequence is MAHLLGADGISLTVGTRTLLDDVSLGLDDGDRVGIVGPNGAGKSTLLRLLAGTQQPDGGRVTRVGGLRVGLLDQRDDVGTGATIRDLVHGDAATHAWASDASIRTVHAGLLADLDLDAPADTLSGGQRRRVALAALLVADHDVLFLDEPTNHLDVEGVAWLAAHLGDRFARPGAKGALVVVTHDRWFLDAVCSRMWEVRGDGSGAVEGYEGGYAAYVLARAERQRTAAVAAEKRDNLLRKELAWLRRGAPARTSKPKFRLDAAAALIADVPPPRDTLELTRTATKRLGKDVLDLEDVTVAVPVRGAAGADGARRVLLDDVTWRLGPGDRYGVVGVNGAGKTTLLALLAGRREPDAGRVKRGKTVHVAELSQDVGELDDIAGSRVIQVIEDEKRSVVVDGKELTASQLVERLGFTRERSQTLVRDLSGGERRRLQLLRLLVAEPNVLLLDEPTNDLDTDTLAALEDLLDGWPGTLIVVSHDRYLLERVADRQVALLGDGQVRDLPGGVEQYLELRRAALAGAGSSSSGYAPAAAAGVDRGAEGTPDAVAPAGPSAAEVRAAKKEINRIERRLSKIAELEGRLHDKIAANATDFTAVAGLDAELRTLAAEKDELEAAWLEAAEVAG
- a CDS encoding carbohydrate ABC transporter permease, with product MKSDVMPGPATLPGADGVPARPAPSGPGDGTDGPRHAPARRDRAARSRRRWGRWALVALLVVLSVPFVFPTWWMATSSLKPMSEILRAVPTLWPQDPSFAAYGEVFRLQPFAQQYWNSLYVAALVTVGTILVSSMAGYAFARIRFPGANALFLLVLVGLLVPSEVTIVPLFRMVNSLGLIDTHWPLVIIPILGAPSVLATFIMRQFFLGLPGELEEAGRMDGLGRWGIFWRIAFPLSRSAISAVAIFTFLKSWNLYLEPIVYLSSKDRFTLPQALTQYVDAYGGPMWNVQLAATTLTVLPVLAVFLVAQKQFVQGLAHSGLKG
- a CDS encoding carbohydrate ABC transporter permease encodes the protein MASSALARRDAAVGYTMVAPAVLGALAFVVAPLVAVVWYSLHEWNVLANTFTFAGADNYERMLSDPGLHDSLLASLWFSVGLVVLNISLALLLAVLLNQKLPGTTTFRTFFFSPVVVSLVAWTIVWSFLLQADGGINGFLSLLGIEGPNWLRGETTAMISVIVVQVFKNVGLNMILFLAALQGVPEEIQEAARIDGAGAWRRFRSITLPLISPTLLLVSILTIVGSLEVFAQIAVLTGGGPGSSTTVLVYYLYQQAFRFNDFGYASAISVLLFVIVLVLTLVQWQTRKRWVFHEV